From a region of the Phaseolus vulgaris cultivar G19833 chromosome 6, P. vulgaris v2.0, whole genome shotgun sequence genome:
- the LOC137831234 gene encoding ATP synthase gamma chain, chloroplastic-like, producing MFSLSKSNFSPVRPTLPPVRCGIRELRQRIHTVQTTQKITEAMKLVAAARVRRAQEAVVNGRPFSSNLAAMLNDIKQHLQNEDVSTPLTDARPVQTVALVVVTGDRGLCGGFNKQVLKKAVTRIEELKKLNLGCVVISVGKKGHSFFTHNIEKKYPFVKVDSCIEIGGFPTAKEAQVIADDVFSLFVCEEVDKVELVYTRFVSLIRFEPVVQTLLPLGEVYDVKDDVFRLSSKEGKLAVERDVVRLKKEGEMFSPLMEFEQDPVLILDAMLPLYLNSQILRGLQESVASELAARMGAMAAATDNAVELRKRLSVEYNRERQGKITGELLEIVAGAEALTPIDL from the coding sequence ATGTTTTCCCTCTCAAAATCCAACTTCTCTCCGGTTCGCCCCACCCTCCCTCCAGTTCGCTGCGGCATCCGCGAGCTCCGCCAACGAATCCACACCGTCCAAACCACGCAAAAGATCACCGAAGCCATGAAACTCGTTGCCGCCGCTAGGGTCCGCCGCGCTCAGGAGGCCGTTGTCAACGGCCGCCCCTTCTCCTCAAACCTCGCAGCAATGCTGAACGACATCAAACAGCACCTCCAAAACGAAGACGTTTCCACTCCTCTCACCGATGCCAGACCAGTTCAGACCGTCGCCCTCGTCGTCGTCACCGGCGACCGCGGTCTTTGCGGCGGTTTCAACAAACAGGTGTTAAAAAAGGCCGTCACCCGAATCGAGGAGCTGAAGAAACTCAATCTGGGGTGCGTTGTTATAAGCGTTGGCAAAAAGGGTCACTCGTTTTTCACTCACAACATCGAAAAGAAATACCCTTTTGTTAAAGTTGACAGCTGTATCGAAATTGGAGGTTTTCCCACCGCAAAGGAGGCTCAGGTCATTGCTGACGATGTTTTCTCATTGTTTGTTTGTGAGGAGGTGGATAAAGTTGAGCTTGTGTACACTAGGTTTGTTTCATTGATAAGGTTTGAACCTGTGGTTCAGACTTTGCTGCCTTTGGGGGAGGTTTATGATGTGAAAGATGATGTTTTTAGGTTGAGTTCTAAGGAGGGGAAGTTGGCTGTGGAGAGGGATGTTGTGAGGTTGAAGAAAGAGGGTGAGATGTTTTCCCCTCTTATGGAGTTTGAGCAGGATCCTGTTCTGATTCTTGATGCCATGTTGCCTCTTTATTTGAATAGTCAGATTTTGAGGGGGTTGCAGGAGTCTGTGGCTAGTGAGCTTGCTGCTAGGATGGGGGCCATGGCTGCTGCCACCGATAACGCTGTTGAATTGAGGAAGAGACTTTCGGTTGAATACAACCGGGAGCGGCAGGGGAAGATCACGGGGGAGTTGCTGGAGATTGTGGCTGGAGCCGAGGCTCTAACACCAATTGACTTATGA
- the LOC137831235 gene encoding protein S40-7-like, whose translation MEDSYNRQRSGIWRCLRDGDFEEDEVWAVFKDRPDYNISGVHKPKEKGSSPLAVPRTLPSAARMIPRTSSGNSSASSSHETKVLQQSAPLNIPDWSQIYRNKPNKTPMSVSKFGDYDDFYYSVGGQGEGDGDGDGIVNYGGGGYSDDEEEEDDEYDTKLPPHEFIARRLARTQISSFSVFEGVGRTLKGRDLSKVRNAVLTKTGFLESL comes from the coding sequence ATGGAGGATAGCTATAACAGGCAGAGGAGTGGAATATGGAGATGCTTGAGAGATGGAGActttgaagaagatgaagtttGGGCTGTTTTCAAGGACAGACCTGATTACAATATTTCTGGTGTTCACAAGCCAAAGGAAAAAGGGTCTTCTCCTCTTGCTGTTCCCAGGACTCTTCCAAGTGCTGCAAGGATGATTCCAAGGACTAGTAGTGGCAATAGTAGTGCTAGTTCCTCTCATGAAACCAAGGTTCTTCAGCAATCAGCACCTCTCAACATTCCTGACTGGTCACAGATTTATAGGAACAAGCCAAACAAGACCCCCATGAGTGTTTCAAAGTTTGGTGACTATGATGATTTCTACTATTCTGTTGGTGGTCAAGGTGAAGGTGATGGTGATGGTGATGGTATTGTTAATTATGGTGGAGGAGGGTATAGTGatgatgaggaagaagaagatgatgagtaTGACACAAAGCTCCCCCCACATGAATTTATTGCAAGAAGGCTTGCCAGGACTCAAATATCCTCATTTTCAGTTTTTGAAGGTGTTGGAAGGACCCTCAAGGGTAGGGATCTTAGCAAAGTGAGGAATGCTGTTCTCACAAAAACTGGTTTCCTTGAATCACTGTAA